Proteins encoded together in one Xiphophorus maculatus strain JP 163 A chromosome 13, X_maculatus-5.0-male, whole genome shotgun sequence window:
- the herpud2 gene encoding homocysteine-responsive endoplasmic reticulum-resident ubiquitin-like domain member 2 protein, translating into MDQGVVDSPVILVIKAPNQKYDDQTINCYQNWTVEKLKAHLSDVYPSKPSSKDQRLVYSGKLLLDHLTLKDVLRKQDEYHMLHLVCASRTPPSSPKPPRSRGNKPQESAAGPTVSQSSNSAGQEAAGESSDWLRQQAGAFPYHHMYSQFMHSWNHQMTTAPINTPSYYAPMTLMWWQQLYARQYYMHYHLLAASSHLLRPDQPSAQSSQSDPLSQRPQAGRHGNPEVQMNAQGGEILNEEELNRDWLDWVYTFSRAAILLSIVYFYSSFSRFVMVMMAMLVLYLHQAGWFPFNLENELQLPGDRPNQEEMEAELQNQDLQEADGVNDDASDDDGESGEEGAEDPNSAPNAGFLSSTWSFIITFFMSLIPEGPQNVAN; encoded by the exons AACCAGAAGTACGATGACCAGACAATCAACTGCTACCAGAACTGGACCGTGGAAAAGCTCAAAGCCCACTTGTCTGATGTGTACCCTAGTAAACCA aGCTCCAAAGACCAGAGGCTGGTTTATTCTGGGAAACTGCTTCTGGATCACCTCACCTTAAAAGACGTCCTTCGGAAG CAGGATGAGTACCATATGCTCCATCTGGTGTGTGCCTCCAGAACCCCTCCCAGCTCCCCGAAGCCGCCCCGCAGCCGCGGTAACAAGCCTCAGGAGAGCGCCGCCGGTCCCACG GTCTCTCAGAGTTCTAATAGTGCTGGTCAGGAGGCTGCAGGAGAGAGCAGCGATTGGCTGAGACAGCAGGCTGGAGCCTTCCCCTACCACCACATGTATTCACAATTTATGCATAG CTGGAATCATCAAATGACAACAGCCCCCATAAACACGCCCTCCTACTACGCCCCCATGACTTTGATGTGGTGGCAGCAGCTGTATGCAAGACAGTACTACATGCACTA CCATTTACTGGCTGCTTCGTCTCACCTCCTCCGACCCGACCAGCCCTCCGCTCAGTCCAGCCAGTCCGACCCTCTGAGCCAACGACCGCAGGCGGGTCGCCACGGAAACCCGGAAGTCCAGATGAACGCTCAGGGAGGGGAAATCCTGAACGAGGAGGAGCTCAACAGGGATTGGCTGGACTGGGTCTACACGTTTTCTCGCGCTGCCATCTTGCTCAGTATAGTCTACTTCTATTCCTCCTTCAGCCGTTTTGTCATGGTGATGATGGCCATGCTGGTGCTCTATCT CCACCAGGCCGGCTGGTTTCCCTTCAACCTGGAAAACGAGCTGCAGCTCCCGGGAGACCGGCCCAATCAGGAAGAAATGGAGGCAGAACTACAAAACCAGGATTTACAAGAAGCG GACGGAGTGAACGATGACGCCTCAGACGACGACGGGGAGAGCGGAGAGGAAGGAGCGGAGGATCCTAACAGCGCCCCTAACGCCGGCTTCTTGTCCTCCACATGGTCCTTCATCATTACGTTCTTCATGTCGCTAATCCCCGAAGGGCCACAGAACGTTGCTAACTGA